The following proteins are co-located in the Caldivirga sp. genome:
- a CDS encoding multiprotein bridging factor aMBF1: MVVTCDICGREINGEPIVVEIDGAVLTLCQRCASRYANVKGVRVVSGVIQQTPSGQATIKPRQRYITPVRQVKRRSEVNVNQAERLEVIDNYGEVIKDARSRLGMSRDVLASMLGIKESTLRNIEDGKLIPDINLARRMEKVLGVKLLVEREEAEMEFGESGGSEVTLGDVVEIRRKDKEQ; this comes from the coding sequence ATGGTAGTTACGTGTGACATATGCGGGAGGGAAATAAACGGTGAACCCATAGTTGTTGAAATAGATGGGGCGGTCCTAACACTATGTCAACGCTGCGCCTCCCGCTACGCGAACGTTAAGGGTGTTAGGGTGGTTTCAGGCGTTATTCAGCAAACCCCAAGTGGCCAGGCTACGATTAAACCTAGGCAGAGGTACATAACCCCAGTTAGGCAAGTTAAGAGGCGTAGTGAGGTTAATGTTAATCAGGCGGAGAGGCTTGAAGTAATTGATAATTATGGTGAAGTGATTAAGGACGCGAGGAGTAGGCTAGGGATGAGTAGGGATGTTTTAGCAAGCATGCTTGGTATAAAGGAGAGTACGCTTAGGAATATTGAGGATGGTAAGCTCATCCCAGACATCAACCTAGCTAGGAGAATGGAGAAGGTCCTTGGGGTAAAGCTACTTGTTGAGAGGGAGGAGGCTGAGATGGAGTTTGGTGAATCAGGGGGTAGTGAGGTGACTTTAGGTGATGTTGTTGAGATTAGGAGGAAGGATAAGGAGCAGTAG
- a CDS encoding M20 family metallo-hydrolase: MMQNKPELSKLMNKVSELREFIINLYKGFIPIRALAPENGGDGEWDRAQYLISVVRQYFDNIKVIEAPDPRVSKGSRPNIVATINGIDESRTFWVIAHMDTVPEGDRGMWSVEPYEVTVKGDLVYGRGVEDNGQGIVMGIAIGKLLRDLGVKPPFNYGLILASDEEVGSKYGIRYLIGTERGLFKEGDLILVPDAGNDDGSMIEVAEKAILWLKVTVIGKQGHASMPKSALNAHRLGMMLALRLDETLHGSYGAEDPLFAPPESTFEPTKVERNVDNVNTIPGKHVFYMDCRVLPKYSLDEVLTTVNKVAEDFCREHGCRSVVEVVNRDDPAPPTDPNSEVVQRLAKAIKVVKGIDAKYMGIGGGTYAKYIRMMNIPVAVWMTSKGTGHSPDEHVNVNDILSDIKVVLASMMT; this comes from the coding sequence ATGATGCAGAATAAGCCTGAGTTAAGTAAACTAATGAATAAGGTAAGCGAATTAAGGGAATTCATCATTAACTTATACAAGGGCTTCATACCAATAAGGGCGCTTGCCCCTGAGAATGGGGGTGATGGGGAGTGGGATAGGGCACAGTACTTGATTAGTGTCGTTAGGCAGTACTTCGATAATATTAAGGTTATTGAGGCGCCTGACCCCAGGGTGAGTAAGGGTTCAAGACCTAACATAGTGGCTACTATTAATGGAATTGATGAGTCCAGGACATTCTGGGTGATAGCGCATATGGATACTGTACCTGAGGGTGATAGGGGAATGTGGAGTGTTGAGCCTTATGAGGTAACCGTTAAGGGTGACTTAGTGTATGGTAGGGGTGTTGAGGATAATGGTCAAGGCATAGTCATGGGCATAGCCATAGGTAAGCTTCTAAGGGACCTGGGGGTTAAGCCACCGTTCAACTATGGCCTAATACTAGCTAGTGATGAGGAGGTTGGCAGTAAGTATGGGATAAGGTATCTAATAGGTACCGAGAGGGGGTTGTTTAAGGAGGGGGATCTTATACTTGTGCCGGATGCAGGTAATGATGATGGATCCATGATTGAGGTTGCTGAGAAGGCAATACTATGGCTTAAGGTCACGGTTATCGGTAAGCAGGGTCACGCAAGCATGCCTAAATCAGCCTTAAACGCGCATAGGCTAGGCATGATGCTTGCACTTAGGCTTGACGAAACGTTGCATGGTAGCTATGGTGCCGAGGATCCATTATTCGCTCCGCCTGAATCAACATTTGAGCCAACTAAGGTTGAGAGGAATGTAGATAACGTAAACACTATACCGGGCAAGCACGTATTCTACATGGACTGTAGGGTACTGCCTAAGTATAGCCTTGATGAGGTGTTAACCACAGTAAATAAGGTTGCGGAAGACTTCTGCAGAGAGCATGGATGCAGGTCGGTGGTTGAGGTTGTTAATAGGGATGACCCAGCACCCCCAACGGACCCAAATAGTGAGGTTGTTCAGAGGTTGGCTAAGGCGATTAAGGTTGTTAAGGGTATTGATGCTAAGTACATGGGTATTGGGGGTGGTACATACGCCAAGTACATTAGGATGATGAATATACCTGTTGCAGTCTGGATGACATCTAAGGGCACTGGTCATTCACCTGATGAGCACGTTAACGTGAATGACATATTAAGTGACATTAAGGTAGTTTTAGCATCAATGATGACTTAA
- a CDS encoding creatininase family protein: MRWWELTWPIFKETDKSVAILPTGIVEAHGPHLPLGTDALMATYIAEKAAEKTNVLLLPTVWYGNTYVLDKFPGTISVSNETLYRLYKDIFREVARNEVKYLIVVNGHGGNTDALSMAAKDVVKETNLVIIVINWWIDLAKETRRKVLETPEGHAAEDETSEVWAAYPNLVKLIPRDGSADEWVEARFRIYGKDVYAMEYTKAVQGYPSRASRDKGEAILNAAVEELVQLINDLRNGKLPIIKVK; this comes from the coding sequence ATGCGTTGGTGGGAATTAACTTGGCCCATCTTCAAGGAGACTGATAAGTCAGTAGCTATACTGCCTACAGGCATTGTTGAAGCCCATGGCCCCCACTTACCCCTCGGTACGGATGCATTAATGGCAACCTACATAGCTGAAAAGGCTGCAGAGAAAACTAATGTACTTCTACTACCCACTGTCTGGTACGGTAATACGTATGTTCTTGATAAGTTCCCCGGAACAATATCTGTAAGCAATGAGACGCTTTATAGGCTGTATAAGGATATTTTCAGGGAGGTGGCCAGAAATGAGGTGAAGTATTTGATTGTCGTTAATGGTCATGGTGGTAATACTGATGCCTTAAGCATGGCTGCTAAGGATGTAGTTAAGGAAACTAACCTAGTAATCATAGTGATTAATTGGTGGATTGACTTAGCTAAGGAGACTAGGAGAAAGGTCCTAGAAACACCTGAAGGACACGCTGCGGAGGATGAAACAAGCGAAGTCTGGGCTGCATACCCTAACCTTGTTAAGTTGATTCCTAGGGATGGTTCAGCGGATGAGTGGGTTGAGGCTAGGTTTAGGATTTATGGTAAGGATGTTTACGCAATGGAGTACACTAAGGCCGTTCAAGGTTACCCATCTAGGGCCAGTAGGGATAAGGGTGAGGCAATACTTAATGCTGCTGTTGAGGAATTGGTTCAATTAATAAATGATTTAAGGAATGGGAAGTTACCCATAATTAAGGTTAAGTAG
- a CDS encoding inosine/xanthosine triphosphatase: MKVALASRNPSKVKAVEEALRILNINGTVEAVDPPPGLPPEPMGLEAIVNGAVIRARHALNLIKDSIYGIGIEAGVLTLSAFNVNLDATVAVVIDRKSLITIGLSPAFMIPPAFMRELMTGKELNDVVEKYYGVPNAGKGIGFIGLLSKGLTKRINLNTEAVYMALLPRMPWNRELYEADG; the protein is encoded by the coding sequence ATGAAGGTGGCCTTGGCTTCAAGGAATCCAAGTAAGGTTAAGGCTGTTGAGGAGGCTTTAAGGATCCTTAATATTAACGGTACCGTTGAGGCAGTGGATCCACCACCTGGCTTACCCCCAGAGCCAATGGGCCTTGAGGCCATTGTTAATGGTGCAGTGATTAGGGCTAGGCATGCCCTTAACTTAATTAAGGACTCAATCTACGGCATCGGTATTGAGGCTGGCGTATTGACATTAAGCGCCTTCAACGTGAATCTTGATGCAACAGTGGCTGTGGTGATTGATAGAAAGAGCTTGATTACAATAGGCCTAAGTCCAGCATTCATGATACCGCCAGCATTCATGAGGGAACTAATGACCGGTAAAGAACTTAATGATGTTGTTGAGAAGTATTATGGGGTTCCCAATGCAGGTAAGGGAATTGGGTTCATTGGCCTACTGAGCAAGGGATTAACCAAGAGGATTAACTTAAATACTGAAGCAGTGTACATGGCTCTCCTACCCAGGATGCCTTGGAATAGGGAACTTTACGAAGCGGATGGTTGA
- a CDS encoding glycoside hydrolase family 28 protein, which translates to MVELGGKVYNVLNFGADPKGLNDSTDAINAAITSANESGGGIVYIPPGRYVSRNIILKSNVTLFLDHDAIWSFSTDYKSYPIIETRREGIHHCGIMPLIFGKDVKNVKIMGEGVFNGQGHAWWPIRRSRVNEDQWKKLIESGGVVDEERGVWWPTRNALEGERVFRRLISEGKKPSGEDCESYREFFRPQLLQLYNAYNVTIKGVTFSDSPMWTIHVLYSRHVDIINTSSIAPDYSPNTDGIVIDSSSDVELRGCLVDVGDDCLVIKSGRDEEGRRIGIPSENIHALNCIMKRGHGGFVIGSEMSGGVRNVLMRNSVFDGTERGVRIKTTRGRGGVVENIEVTNIRMINIKYEAVTIDMFYEKHPPEPASERTPKVRGVSIRNITCDGAGQAILINGLPEMPIEDLVMENIRVNSSKGIFIENAVNVKLSKVRVLAKEKPVLSLNNVRNLILEDADYLSER; encoded by the coding sequence ATGGTTGAATTAGGGGGCAAGGTCTATAACGTGCTGAACTTCGGTGCTGATCCTAAGGGTTTAAACGACAGCACTGATGCAATTAATGCTGCAATAACCTCAGCTAATGAATCAGGTGGAGGGATTGTTTATATTCCACCAGGTAGGTACGTGTCTAGGAACATAATTCTTAAGAGTAATGTTACATTATTCCTTGATCATGACGCCATTTGGAGTTTCTCAACGGACTACAAATCGTACCCTATTATTGAGACTAGGAGGGAGGGTATTCATCATTGTGGTATCATGCCCCTAATATTCGGTAAGGACGTTAAGAACGTTAAAATAATGGGTGAAGGTGTTTTCAATGGACAGGGGCATGCTTGGTGGCCAATAAGGAGATCCCGCGTTAATGAGGATCAGTGGAAGAAACTCATTGAGTCAGGGGGTGTTGTTGATGAGGAGAGAGGGGTTTGGTGGCCTACTCGGAATGCGCTTGAGGGTGAGAGGGTCTTTAGGAGGTTAATTAGTGAAGGTAAGAAGCCGAGTGGTGAAGATTGTGAGAGCTATAGGGAGTTCTTTAGGCCGCAGCTTCTTCAACTCTACAATGCGTATAACGTGACTATAAAGGGGGTTACCTTCAGTGATTCACCCATGTGGACTATTCATGTTCTTTACTCAAGACACGTGGACATAATTAATACCTCAAGCATAGCTCCAGATTACTCACCTAACACTGATGGTATAGTTATTGATTCCTCAAGTGATGTTGAATTAAGGGGATGCCTAGTTGATGTTGGGGATGATTGCCTAGTAATAAAGTCAGGTAGGGATGAGGAAGGTAGGAGAATTGGTATTCCCTCAGAGAATATACATGCATTAAACTGCATTATGAAGAGGGGACACGGTGGATTCGTTATTGGGAGTGAAATGTCTGGTGGCGTTAGGAATGTATTAATGAGGAACAGTGTTTTCGATGGCACCGAAAGGGGTGTTAGGATTAAGACAACTAGGGGTAGAGGTGGGGTTGTGGAGAATATTGAAGTTACTAATATACGCATGATTAATATAAAGTATGAGGCAGTAACAATAGATATGTTCTATGAGAAGCATCCACCTGAACCAGCATCAGAGAGGACGCCTAAGGTAAGGGGAGTGAGCATAAGGAACATTACATGCGATGGAGCTGGACAAGCAATACTAATTAATGGATTACCTGAAATGCCTATTGAGGATCTAGTAATGGAAAACATTAGGGTAAACTCAAGTAAAGGCATATTCATTGAGAATGCGGTAAATGTTAAGTTAAGTAAAGTTAGGGTACTGGCTAAGGAGAAGCCAGTATTATCACTTAATAATGTTAGAAACCTAATCCTGGAGGATGCAGACTACTTAAGTGAACGGTAA
- a CDS encoding alpha/beta hydrolase, protein MVQNIEGKIPLSTGVSVYYRCWLADKQLGTIIGVHGFAEHSGRYSTFGTFMANNGFSFCMHDLRGHGLTTDPKDLGYVDSFNSFISDLGDFVELMLKKTNVDSAFLLGHSMGGLIVLHYLGRVGRGIHAAITSGAATIVNVNYGTWLLLTIMNSLVPRIRLNLPINPEYLTHDKRIVEEYVNDPLVYKRPTVRMLYELTKASKEVWNYVGNISVPLMMLHGGEDKVVPPKATQEVYNRLKVNDKTIKIYEGMFHEILNELDKDIVYKDILNWLQSHIK, encoded by the coding sequence ATGGTGCAGAATATTGAGGGCAAAATCCCACTAAGCACTGGCGTAAGTGTCTACTATAGGTGTTGGCTAGCGGATAAACAATTAGGCACCATTATTGGTGTCCACGGATTTGCTGAGCATAGTGGAAGGTACTCCACCTTTGGCACATTCATGGCGAATAACGGGTTCTCCTTCTGTATGCATGACTTAAGGGGACATGGATTAACCACTGATCCTAAGGACCTCGGCTACGTAGATAGCTTCAACTCATTCATAAGCGACCTAGGCGACTTCGTGGAGCTGATGCTTAAGAAAACTAACGTTGATTCAGCCTTCCTACTAGGCCACTCAATGGGTGGGTTAATAGTACTACACTACCTAGGCAGGGTGGGTAGAGGGATTCATGCAGCCATCACTAGTGGCGCCGCAACTATTGTTAACGTGAATTACGGTACATGGCTTTTATTAACCATAATGAATTCATTAGTACCGAGGATTAGGCTTAATCTCCCAATAAACCCAGAGTACCTTACTCACGATAAGAGAATCGTTGAGGAGTATGTGAATGATCCATTAGTTTACAAGAGACCTACGGTTAGGATGCTTTATGAATTAACTAAGGCATCGAAAGAAGTGTGGAATTACGTAGGTAACATATCGGTACCATTAATGATGCTGCATGGTGGGGAAGATAAGGTAGTTCCCCCGAAGGCGACACAGGAGGTTTACAATAGGTTGAAGGTTAATGATAAGACGATTAAGATATATGAAGGCATGTTCCATGAGATCCTTAATGAGTTAGATAAGGACATAGTATACAAAGATATACTTAACTGGCTGCAGTCACACATTAAGTGA
- a CDS encoding aspartyl protease, translating into MGFVRVRVGVFNPAVPDKAMEIDGIVDTGAIYTVIRRDILEGLSIKPSGRRRFKAFGGYVERDIGEAGLMIMGERRIVPVIFGETEDTMVIGITALEIFGLEVDPVRGSLKEAELLLL; encoded by the coding sequence ATGGGTTTTGTGAGGGTTAGAGTCGGTGTGTTTAACCCTGCAGTGCCCGATAAGGCTATGGAGATAGATGGCATAGTAGACACTGGCGCCATCTATACCGTAATACGTAGGGATATTTTGGAAGGATTAAGCATAAAGCCAAGCGGTAGAAGGAGGTTCAAGGCTTTTGGCGGTTATGTAGAACGTGACATCGGTGAAGCCGGCTTAATGATAATGGGTGAAAGGAGGATTGTTCCCGTGATCTTCGGTGAGACAGAAGATACGATGGTTATTGGCATAACTGCACTCGAGATTTTTGGCCTTGAGGTAGATCCAGTAAGGGGATCACTTAAGGAGGCTGAACTACTACTCTTATAA
- a CDS encoding HEPN domain-containing protein — protein MLYEILGDYPKTYRLTQLFTDLVKLINNKCGVEDFYKLNRDSPLMLEYSYVASRYMASSFSNDDAEKALKLAEEFGKVIKCIRS, from the coding sequence GTGCTTTACGAGATACTAGGTGATTATCCCAAAACCTATAGATTAACGCAACTCTTTACCGACTTAGTTAAATTAATTAATAATAAGTGTGGCGTTGAGGATTTCTATAAATTGAATAGAGACTCTCCATTGATGCTTGAGTATTCGTATGTGGCTAGCCGATACATGGCATCAAGCTTCAGTAATGATGATGCGGAAAAGGCATTAAAGCTAGCTGAAGAGTTCGGTAAGGTGATTAAATGTATACGTTCATAG
- a CDS encoding nucleotidyltransferase domain-containing protein, protein MRLRLLYIHWTQNAEILLFGSYIRGNFRPDSDIDILIISDIYGDNPHGYVKPVSNIK, encoded by the coding sequence ATGAGATTAAGGCTGCTGTACATTCACTGGACCCAAAATGCTGAAATTCTCTTATTTGGCAGCTACATAAGAGGCAACTTTAGACCTGACAGTGATATTGACATCCTAATAATATCAGACATATATGGAGATAACCCACATGGGTATGTGAAGCCCGTATCAAATATTAAATAA
- a CDS encoding PaREP1 family protein, whose protein sequence is MEELIKRVQELGIDVEDLLISAVSRVDPGEAIRLRLETAGKYLTEAGEYLERGDITQASEKAYKAAEEVVKALAEKYNMPEYQNALKEGRWYVYWLASVATRLSESLGDWIKEGWDSAYYLHVWGFHEGKVDAHIVNIRLRDVRKLVEEASKILKNVK, encoded by the coding sequence GTGGAGGAGCTTATTAAAAGGGTACAGGAGCTTGGTATAGATGTTGAGGATTTGCTAATTTCGGCAGTATCAAGGGTTGATCCTGGAGAGGCTATTAGGTTAAGGCTTGAGACTGCGGGTAAGTATTTAACGGAGGCTGGTGAATATTTAGAAAGGGGCGATATTACACAGGCCAGTGAGAAGGCGTATAAGGCTGCTGAGGAAGTTGTTAAGGCCCTAGCCGAGAAGTACAACATGCCCGAGTACCAAAACGCCCTAAAGGAGGGTAGGTGGTACGTTTACTGGCTGGCGAGCGTGGCTACTAGGTTATCGGAGAGCCTAGGTGACTGGATTAAGGAAGGCTGGGACTCGGCATACTACCTACACGTGTGGGGATTTCATGAAGGTAAAGTAGATGCACACATAGTCAACATTAGGCTTAGGGATGTTAGGAAACTAGTGGAGGAGGCTTCAAAGATCCTTAAAAATGTAAAATAG
- a CDS encoding M48 family metalloprotease, protein MHHYRILRGIIGEERWRRMHDERTVVRGRYSCLYGLSILAVIGAYIGALTLVVTRLNASWVVRGIISSAILALMVSALDTYVNRLGSRFINMYGNVHEDPMVQNMVNDIWLKMGRPGEPPKVYVSDHVLGMRYNAMAVSSDRIYAARQLINILTPGELYSLLAHEVNHIRHRHVSVGLVAGTILMALLGLWITYAFTHLNSLLSLLLY, encoded by the coding sequence GTGCATCACTATAGGATCTTAAGGGGCATTATTGGTGAGGAGAGGTGGAGGAGGATGCATGATGAGAGGACTGTGGTTAGGGGCAGGTATTCCTGCCTATATGGACTCTCCATACTAGCCGTAATAGGTGCCTACATTGGAGCCTTAACATTAGTCGTAACTAGGCTGAATGCTTCATGGGTGGTTAGGGGCATTATATCCTCAGCAATATTAGCACTAATGGTGTCTGCATTAGACACCTACGTGAATCGCCTAGGCTCCAGGTTCATCAACATGTACGGCAACGTGCATGAGGATCCCATGGTTCAAAACATGGTGAATGATATTTGGCTTAAAATGGGGCGCCCCGGCGAACCCCCTAAGGTGTATGTTTCAGACCACGTACTTGGCATGAGGTACAATGCCATGGCTGTGTCAAGTGATAGAATATATGCGGCTAGGCAGTTAATAAACATATTAACGCCTGGGGAATTATACTCACTGCTGGCTCATGAAGTTAACCATATTAGGCATAGGCACGTTAGCGTGGGCTTAGTAGCCGGTACCATATTAATGGCATTACTGGGCTTATGGATAACGTACGCGTTTACACACCTCAACTCGCTACTATCCCTATTACTCTACTAG
- a CDS encoding nucleotidyltransferase domain-containing protein, with product MLPSYLPKNIRETLGEFLRNLCSSLGNDSEVYLFGSFARGDWLMDSDVDLIVVSGRLKGISWYERYPMLRRMAPPNIAIDVFAYTPEEFEAMKSRAFMIDIERYWVKIGCA from the coding sequence ATGCTTCCAAGCTACTTACCTAAGAATATTAGGGAGACCCTTGGGGAATTCCTCAGAAACCTATGTAGTAGCCTGGGTAATGATTCTGAGGTCTATTTATTCGGTAGTTTTGCCAGAGGGGATTGGCTCATGGACAGCGACGTGGATTTAATAGTCGTTTCAGGAAGACTCAAAGGCATTTCATGGTACGAGCGCTACCCTATGCTTAGGAGAATGGCTCCACCTAACATTGCAATAGACGTATTTGCATATACCCCTGAGGAGTTTGAGGCCATGAAATCCAGGGCTTTTATGATTGACATAGAGAGGTACTGGGTTAAGATAGGGTGCGCTTAA
- a CDS encoding HEPN domain-containing protein, translating into MIPQRTLAPQRRGGGQRLPTLSQYYVTSRYPNAGLEVPSEGISRTQAEEALNVAEVIISYASKLLT; encoded by the coding sequence ATGATACCCCAGAGAACCCTCGCCCCTCAAAGGCGGGGAGGAGGTCAGAGGCTCCCCACATTATCGCAATACTACGTAACTTCAAGATACCCTAACGCTGGGCTTGAAGTACCATCTGAAGGCATCTCTAGAACCCAGGCGGAGGAGGCCTTAAATGTGGCTGAGGTGATTATTAGTTATGCTTCCAAGCTACTTACCTAA
- a CDS encoding indole-3-glycerol-phosphate synthase yields MYLNPESTFSLMGFLDDVKRLTELRVRLMNEAVNRAPSLIKAIEGRNSEGYVGLIAEYKRVSPSGVIRLDLDAYGYFSQVSPYATGFSVLTEPFFFTGHPLFIRIASMFNKPILYKDFVIHESQVEEAYSNGASAILIIYRLLNGNIGWLVDAARRRGLEPLIEVDNVKDAADAAKDYPELMIGVNSRDLGDLSISLERSIDIIRAIRGKGVLVIAESGVRGRSDAEVLAKEGVNAILVGTALMRNPTLAKELHEVRVG; encoded by the coding sequence ATGTATTTAAACCCTGAATCAACATTCTCACTCATGGGATTCCTTGATGATGTTAAGAGACTTACTGAGCTTAGGGTTAGATTAATGAATGAGGCAGTGAATAGGGCTCCTAGCTTAATTAAGGCCATTGAGGGTAGGAATAGTGAGGGTTATGTTGGGTTAATTGCCGAGTATAAGAGGGTTAGTCCAAGTGGTGTTATTAGGCTTGATTTAGATGCATATGGTTACTTCAGTCAAGTATCACCCTATGCCACGGGTTTCAGCGTGTTAACAGAACCATTCTTCTTCACTGGGCATCCATTATTCATTAGGATTGCGTCAATGTTCAATAAGCCAATACTCTACAAGGATTTCGTAATCCATGAGTCCCAAGTGGAGGAGGCGTATAGTAATGGCGCGAGTGCAATACTCATAATATATAGGCTACTTAACGGTAACATTGGGTGGCTTGTTGATGCTGCTAGGCGTAGGGGGCTTGAACCACTAATAGAGGTTGATAATGTGAAGGATGCCGCTGATGCTGCTAAGGATTACCCAGAATTAATGATTGGGGTTAACTCAAGGGATCTAGGGGACTTATCAATATCTCTTGAAAGGAGTATTGACATAATTAGGGCTATTAGGGGGAAGGGGGTCTTGGTTATTGCTGAAAGTGGTGTTAGAGGTAGGAGTGACGCTGAGGTGTTGGCTAAGGAGGGGGTTAACGCTATCCTGGTTGGTACAGCCCTAATGAGAAACCCAACATTAGCTAAGGAGCTCCATGAAGTGAGGGTTGGTTGA
- a CDS encoding 30S ribosomal protein S6e, which translates to MPTFKLVLSDPRSGKSRQLEVKDEVAQRLIGLRIGEVFDAQLIKEVIDLPQGFKVKITGGTGYDGAPMHPGIEGPVKKYILLSGRPGLRPGKKGLRRRKLIRGNTISDQVVQVNAVLIYPENWDKEPVIQVSEESKGESKAEEKAEAAQ; encoded by the coding sequence ATGCCGACCTTTAAGCTAGTGTTAAGTGACCCAAGGAGCGGTAAGTCTAGGCAACTTGAGGTTAAAGATGAAGTGGCTCAGAGACTAATAGGGTTAAGGATAGGGGAGGTGTTTGATGCTCAACTAATTAAGGAGGTTATTGACCTACCACAGGGCTTCAAGGTTAAGATAACGGGAGGCACTGGTTACGATGGAGCACCAATGCACCCAGGCATAGAGGGGCCTGTGAAGAAGTACATTCTCCTCTCTGGTAGGCCAGGCCTAAGACCAGGGAAGAAGGGGTTAAGGAGGAGGAAGCTCATTAGGGGTAATACTATAAGTGACCAGGTTGTTCAAGTTAACGCAGTTCTCATTTACCCAGAGAATTGGGATAAGGAACCTGTAATACAGGTTAGTGAGGAGAGTAAGGGGGAAAGCAAAGCTGAGGAGAAGGCTGAGGCAGCTCAATAG
- a CDS encoding MarR family winged helix-turn-helix transcriptional regulator, translating to MSNQQNDDEIGPVEVNILLTLIRLNGKCLQKDLWKMAGTNSKVGIPALNKLIRMGLVTRRKVNEKVYEIKLTRKGLREARKLEAKASIIPEVDLNLIATIPCFYCPYISSCGVGHENSPETCELLGNWLYNLIKLRSVLGQENTT from the coding sequence GTGTCTAATCAGCAGAATGATGATGAGATAGGACCTGTTGAGGTTAATATACTATTAACATTGATTAGGCTTAATGGTAAGTGCCTTCAGAAGGATTTATGGAAGATGGCTGGAACGAACAGTAAGGTTGGTATACCCGCGTTAAATAAATTAATTAGAATGGGGCTTGTGACTAGGAGGAAGGTTAATGAGAAGGTTTATGAAATTAAGCTAACAAGGAAGGGGCTTAGGGAGGCTAGGAAACTGGAGGCTAAGGCAAGTATAATACCTGAAGTTGACTTAAACCTCATCGCCACAATACCCTGCTTCTACTGTCCCTACATATCGTCATGCGGGGTCGGCCATGAGAATTCCCCTGAAACCTGCGAATTATTAGGCAACTGGCTGTATAATTTAATCAAATTGAGGAGTGTGCTTGGCCAGGAAAACACAACTTAA